CCCGACCACCAGATGAATCATTAGCATGGTCACTACCAACGCCGAGACCCGTGACAGATAACCGCCGCCCGCCGCCGTTTGGTAGACGTCGTAAGCTACTGCCTTATGCTCAACCTCTTCCACACCATGCCAGAGAAACATCGCCCTCATCACAGGGTCTGCTTCGGTAAACATGTCAGTTTCATCCTTAAGCATTGCCTCGCCCAGAGTGGCCGTAAAATGTTCGAATGCCGCAGTCATCGCCAGCTGATACTTCTCTGGCAAGTACTTTTGTGACGAGCGAATGAAACGCCGCAGATTGCTGGTAATCTTGTCAACATCAACACCCTGCCCAACCATCACCTCATTGAAGCGATCGTGGACAATACCATGCTGCCCCTCTTGACGAATAAAGTGGCGAATATCCTCACGCAAACCTGGCTCCTTTACCCGATCCTGGAAATTCCGTACCGACTGGATAAAAAACCGTTCACCCTCGGGAAAATGCACTGACAGGGCATCAAAGAAACGAGTTAGCACAGGGTCTCCACCATTCCAATGTCGTGGAACAGTTGATACATCAAAGGTTACTTTTCGTGGTTTTATTGGTATCGCGTTCATAAAGAGCCTCCGTACAAGCCTTCACAGGGTGTTAACCTTTGAGGGTATATTATTGGCTAGCCAACCAAACTTCAATACTATACCAGGACATTTTAGTAAGAAACAAAATTCCTCTGTCAGACTCTGCGACGGCATAACGGACCAGCGGGGGTGGACATCTGAACGAAAACATACGGCTTTGAGCCAGGTGGCCTTGTAGCGTAGGTGTCTGCTTATTTGCCCCTTCTTCTCCTCATCCTCAACACTATAGACTTGTTTTGCACGGACATTGGGTGGTTGACCAACCTATGGATGTGCGCTACTTTACGTTTATCTTTAAAGGGGGATCATTGTGCTTGAGTTCATTGCTATTCTGGGCTGCTTAACAGCGATAAACGTATTTCTTGTTAGTGTTGTGAGTGAATCAAATGATTCGAAGCCAAATAATGTATATTTAACCAACCGGCAATTAGTGGAGGACCCCCTCTTAGAGCTAGAGCTTAAGGACGCTAATTGTTCCTCGATGTCTGATATTTCACCTTATTGCCAATAGCGGCAAACATGAAAGTTAATGCGCATTATTCAGATCGACCTCCCAGGATGATTTGCAATTATTAACGCATTCATGGCGGCACGGCTA
The sequence above is drawn from the Ketobacter sp. MCCC 1A13808 genome and encodes:
- a CDS encoding metal-dependent hydrolase, with product MNAIPIKPRKVTFDVSTVPRHWNGGDPVLTRFFDALSVHFPEGERFFIQSVRNFQDRVKEPGLREDIRHFIRQEGQHGIVHDRFNEVMVGQGVDVDKITSNLRRFIRSSQKYLPEKYQLAMTAAFEHFTATLGEAMLKDETDMFTEADPVMRAMFLWHGVEEVEHKAVAYDVYQTAAGGGYLSRVSALVVTMLMIHLVVGPVFVNMLRLDGAMRQPGVLMRGLNRLYGRRGILTRMLPEFLAWFRPGFHPWDTGMPEKVAAWLEEYGDHGDPMRASAAVYGSSPMSEAA